The Fragaria vesca subsp. vesca linkage group LG2, FraVesHawaii_1.0, whole genome shotgun sequence genome includes a window with the following:
- the LOC101315019 gene encoding cyclin-T1-5-like, producing MARPVLENPCEQGIAKASTSMCIPPEAQCPVRKWCFTKQEIEDSPSRRDGISTKKESHLRSSYCSFLQEIGMKLKVPQLTISSAMMLCHQFYMRQSHAKNGWQTVATASIFLACKAEDTPRYLNDVVVVAYEMVHKFDSSALHRIRQKEFVNKQKELILVAERLLLSTIGFDLDIQLPYKILVAALKKLDLLPDLAKAAWSFVNDWLRTSLCLQYKPHYIAAGSVALAANFQKVKLPKEKGKVWWMEFDVTPKQLDEVIQRMHSMFKPVPAKTGKAVQPETLPKKPIDSSPQSCISSEAIVDQHSKHGATADDRGLGGESVVSSCKENLGGENNVTGKDALPCQTNDSSVVKAGGGEIKPIRGESDDQSSRCKIVDVPKSCGKIDINRIRELKRRRCDKGVNKKLAGSTTDELDPEAWIESELENGVELEDASAAKKQRKA from the exons ATGGCGAGGCCGGTGCTGGAGAACCCTTGTGAGCAGGGGATTGCGAAAGCTTCGACAAGCATGTGCATTCCACCCGAGGCTCAGTGCCCTGTGCGCAAGTGGTGTTTTACGAAACAGGAGATTGAAGACTCTCCGTCCCGGAGGGATGGCATTAGCACAAAGAAAGAGTCGCATTTGCGGAGTTCATACTGCTCGTTTCTTCAGGAGATTGGGATGAAGCTTAAAGT GCCACAGTTGACAATATCATCTGCAATGATGTTGTGCCACCAGTTTTATATGCGTCAATCTCACGCTAAGAATGGTTGGCAG ACAGTGGCCACTGCAAGCATCTTTCTCGCATGCAAAGCAGAAGATACACCACGCTATCTGAACGATGTCGTTGTCGTTGCATATGAGATGGTGCACAAGTTTGATTCATCTGCCTTGCACCGTATCAGGCAAAAA GAATTTGTCAATAAGCAAAAGGAATTGATCCTAGTTGCGGAGAGACTTCTCCTGTCAACAATTGGCTTTGATCTGGACATACAGCTTCCATACAAGATACTTGTTGCTGCTTTAAAGAAATTAGATCTTCTCCCTGACCTTGCTAAGGCAGCTTGGAGTTTTGTTAATGATTG GCTTCGCACATCATTGTGCTTGCAGTACAAGCCCCATTACATTGCAGCTGGTTCAGTCGCTCTTGCTGCTAATTTTCAAAAAGTGAAACTACCTAAAGAGAAGGGAAAAGTTTGGTGGATGGAGTTTGATGTTACGCCGAAGCAGTTGGATG AGGTCATTCAGCGGATGCATAGTATGTTCAAGCCTGTACCGGCTAAAACTGGGAAGGCCGTTCAACCTGAAACTTTACCAAAGAAGCCAATTGATAGTAGCCCTCAATCATGTATTTCAAGTGAAGCAATAGTAGACCAGCATTCTAAGCATGGCGCCACTGCGGATGATAGAGGATTGGGAGGAGAGTCTGTTGTGTCTTCATGCAAGGAAAATCTTGGAGGTGAGAACAATGTTACTGGGAAGGATGCTTTACCATGCCAGACGAATGATAGTAGTGTTGTCAAGGCTGGTGGTGGTGAGATCAAGCCAATAAGAGGTGAATCGGATGATCAGAGCTCAAGATGCAAAATTGTTGATGTTCCTAAAAGCTGTGGTAAGATCGATATTAACCGGATTCGAGAATTGAAGAGGAGAAGATGTGATAAAGGTGTAAATAAGAAGTTGGCGGGCTCCACAACTGATGAGTTAGATCCTGAAGCCTGGATAGAAAGTGAGCTTGAAAACGGAGTAGAGCTTGAAGATGCATCTGCTGCAAAGAAACAAAGGAAGGCCTAA
- the LOC101303589 gene encoding omega-hydroxypalmitate O-feruloyl transferase-like, with protein sequence MLTPPEELPDCLYATQPTLIRPNTPTPKHCLPLSNLDDQKFLRFSIKYLYLFRTSVNLDAMKYALSKLLVLYYPLAGRLRTNPDHDQKLEVDCNGEGAVFAEAFMDITADQFLQLSEKPNRSWKKLLYRVEGAHTFLDVPPLVVQVTNLRFGGMILCTAINHCLCDGIGTSQFLQAWAHLTAKPDLPPPIPPVHSRHLLKSSSPPQVTFPHPQFTVNKDNSHVDVLRNLQSQPLVPTSLTFTHSHILHLKRRCSPSLKCTAFEALAAHTWRSWVRSLDLSPSLNIKLLFSVNVRQRVNPEIPQGYYGNGFVLGCAQTTVKDLVSANLHHGVKLVQQAKAELSDDYVRSMVDLLEDKTVKTDLSTSLVISQWAKLGLEELDFGEGKALHMGPVASDVYCLFLPVIGDSSAVRVLVSVPERVAEKFGYYMGEILDKEFNNGDEHHAVNGYHHAADNGIMEY encoded by the exons ATGTTAACACCTCCAGAAGAGCTACCAGATTGTTTATATGCAACACAACCAACACTAATCCGCCCAAACACGCCAACTCCCAAGCATTGCCTCCCCCTCTCCAATCTCGATGACCAGAAGTTTCTCCGTTTCTCGATCAAATACCTCTACCTCTTCAGAACTTCCGTAAACTTAGACGCCATGAAATACGCCCTCTCCAAACTCCTCGTCCTCTACTACCCTTTGGCCGGGCGCTTGAGGACCAACCCTGACCATGATCAGAAACTCGAGGTCGACTGCAATGGAGAGGGTGCTGTGTTTGCTGAAGCCTTCATGGATATCACTGCCGACCAGTTTCTTCAGCTTTCGGAGAAGCCAAACAGGTCTTGGAAGAAACTCTTGTATAGGGTCGAAGGAGCTCACACTTTCTTGGATGTTCCTCCTCTTGTTGTTCAG GTCACAAATCTACGCTTTGGAGGTATGATCCTCTGCACCGCTATCAACCACTGCTTGTGCGACGGCATCGGCACGTCACAGTTTTTACAAGCTTGGGCCCACTTAACGGCCAAACCTGATCTCCCTCCACCAATCCCGCCCGTCCATTCCCGCCACCTGTTAAAATCCAGCTCTCCTCCACAGGTGACCTTCCCTCACCCGCAGTTCACCGTAAATAAGGACAACTCCCACGTGGACGTCCTGAGAAACCTCCAATCCCAGCCGCTCGTCCCCACATCCTTAACCTTCACCCACTCCCATATCCTTCACCTCAAACGCCGCTGCTCGCCCTCGCTAAAATGCACCGCCTTCGAGGCCCTAGCAGCGCACACGTGGCGCTCATGGGTTCGATCCTTGGACCTGTCACCCTCCCTCAACATAAAGCTCCTCTTCTCCGTTAACGTCCGGCAGAGGGTAAATCCGGAAATTCCACAAGGCTATTACGGTAACGGCTTCGTGCTAGGATGCGCACAGACCACCGTGAAGGACCTTGTCTCTGCTAACCTACACCACGGCGTTAAGTTAGTCCAACAAGCCAAGGCGGAGCTTAGTGACGACTACGTGAGGTCGATGGTTGATTTGCTGGAGGACAAAACGGTAAAAACCGATCTGTCGACGAGTTTGGTTATATCACAGTGGGCAAAGCTAGGGTTAGAGGAGCTGGATTTTGGAGAAGGGAAGGCACTTCACATGGGTCCGGTAGCAAGTGACGTTTACTGCTTGTTTTTACCGGTTATCGGTGACTCGAGTGCGGTGAGAGTGCTGGTGTCGGTGCCGGAGAGAGTGGCGGAGAAATTTGGGTATTACATGGGTGAGATTTTGGATAAAGAGTTCAACAATGGAGATGAACATCATGCTGTTAATGGATATCATCATGCAGCAGACAATGGAATTATGGAATATTAA
- the LOC101314721 gene encoding AP-4 complex subunit mu-like: MISQFFVLSQRGDNIVFRDYRGEVPKGSAEIFFRKVKFWKEDGEGDSPPVFNVDGVNYFHVKEAGLLFVATTRVNVSPSLVLELLRRIARVVKDYLGVLSEESLRKNFVLVYELLDQVIDFGFVQTTSTEVLKSYVFNEPIAVNADHIQPLGPAAIFMAKRMPMTTIAKSVLANERGGRKREEIFVDIIENLSVTFSSSGYILTSEIDGTIQLKSYLTGNPDIRLALNEEVSIGREGGSSYDYGSPFGSGPVILDDCNFHESVRLDNFDVDRTLTLGSTDGEFPVMNYRITQEFKLPFRINVLIEESGSLKAEVTIKVHAEFPSSIIAEKIMVQLPVPPYTTRVSFELEPGAVGNTTDFKGANKRIEWGLKKIIGGSEHTLHAKLTFAQELHGNITKEAGPVSMTFTIPMYNASRLQVKYLHISKKSKSYNPYRWVRYVTQSNSYVARL, from the exons ATCGGGGTGAAGTACCGAAGGGGAGTGCGGAGATTTTCTTCAGGAAGGTTAAGTTCTGGAAGGAGGATGGAGAAGGGGACTCGCCACCTGTCTTT AATGTGGACGGTGTGAACTATTTTCACGTGAAGGAAGCTGGATTGTTGTTTGTTGCGACGACGAGAGTGAATGTGTCGCCTTCTCTGGTTTTGGAACTTTTGAGGAGGATTGCGCGAGTCGTTAAAGATTACCTTGGGGTTCTTAGTGAAGAATCGTTGCGAAAGAACTTTGTGCTTGTGTATGAGTTGCTGGACCAAGTGATT GATTTTGGTTTTGTGCAAACTACTTCGACTGAGGTTTTGAAGTCGTATGTGTTCAATGAGCCAATTGCGGTTAATGCTGATCATATACAACCCCTTGGTCCTGCTGCGATTTTTATG GCCAAAAGAATGCCTATGACAACTATCGCAAAATCGGTTTTAGCAAATGAGCGTGGTGGTAGGAAGAGAGAGGAGATTTTTGTGGACATAATTGAGAATCTGAGTGTCACATTCAGTTCTAGC GGATATATACTTACTTCTGAAATTGATGGCACTATTCAATTGAAGAGTTATCTGACAGGCAATCCAGACATTCGACTTGCTCTCAATGAGGAAGTGAGTATAGGAAGGGAAGGAGGGTCAAGTTATG ATTATGGTAGTCCTTTTGGATCAGGACCTGTTATACTTGATGATTGTAACTTCCATGAATCTGTACGTCTTGATAATTTTGACGTTGACAGAACACTGACACTG GGATCAACAGATGGTGAATTTCCTGTCATGAATTACCGCATAACTCAGGAATTCAAGCTTCCCTTTCGTATTAATGTGTTAATTGAAGAATCAGGGTCCCTTAAG GCTGAAGTGACTATTAAAGTGCATGCTGAATTCCCATCAAGCATCATTGCAGAAAAAATTATGGTGCAGCTGCCGGTGCCTCCATACACAACTAG GGTTAGTTTTGAGTTGGAACCTGGAGCAGTTGGAAACACAACCGACTTCAAGGGAGCAAACAAGAGAATCGAATGGGGTTTAAAGAAG ATCATTGGTGGATCTGAACATACTTTACATGCAAAGCTGACATTTGCACAGGAATTACATG GAAATATTACCAAGGAAGCTGGACCTGTGAGCATGACCTTCACAATACCCATGTACAATGCTTCAAGGCTTCAG GTAAAATACTTGCATATATCAAAGAAGTCAAAGAGCTATAATCCGTACAGATGGGTGAGATACGTCACACAATCAAATTCCTATGTTGCTCGGTTATGA
- the LOC101315308 gene encoding transcription factor bHLH110-like — translation MESANLHHQHHQLQENLSHLGSSSSSSSLATAPSYYGVGIKHAWTQQPTITATTTNLSNPSNSSFNSSSSINMVPDLGFHCWPPSSNNLNRAGSSSSIKEELSSSSSDSTFPKFTQMLTSPSSTSINLDDDDHHFSTPTSLGLIKNEQKEMMMNDLSEKLLLKTLSSSGINHQISLAGDQHHHQFYSSNNNHVQNFTQLMPGRSGGQYFSQIYPSINISNLNQQSSPSLTISSCSSLNMNLQAMDLLASSRFSTHEPYNSHDTLGIYNKEIRHNSFGLQQMHQSRANHHSLLSSGANSKISPFENEITEVKRPGSLIEPKATQAAAPKKSRLESRTPCPPLKVRKEKLGDRIATLQQLVAPFGKTDTASVLMEAIGYIKFLQNQVETLSVPYMKSSRDNKSSQAMLQAGVVDINGSNGDHERKRDLRSRGLCLVPLSCMSYVTDAAAATAGVTGSVNWPSPNYGHGGT, via the exons ATGGAGTCTGCAAATCTCCATCACCAGCATCATCAGCTCCAAGAGAATCTTAGTCATCTCGGGTCTTCTTCTTCCTCTTCTTCTTTAGCTACTGCCCCATCTTACTATGGAGTTGGAATCAAGCATGCTTGGACCCAGCAGCCTACTATTACTGCCACAACCACTAATTT GAGCAACCCATCAAATTCAAGCTTCAACAGTAGTAGTTCTATTAATATGGTACCAGATTTGGGTTTTCACTGCTGGCCTCCTAGTAGTAATAATTTGAATAGAGCTGGAAGCAGTAGTAGTATTAAGGAAGAGCTCTCATCATCTTCATCAGATTCAACCTTTCCAAAATTTACACAAATGCTGACCAGCCCCTCTAGCACTAGTATTAACCTTGATGATGATGACCACCATTTTTCTACTCCTACAAGCCTCGGCCTTATAAAGAATGAGCAGAAAGAAATGATGATGAATGATCTCAGTGAAAAACTCTTGCTCAAGACCTTGTCTTCTTCTGGAATTAATCATCAAATTTCATTAGCTGGAGATCAACATCATCATCAATTCTACAGCTCAAATAACAACCATGTCCAGAATTTTACTCAATTGATGCCTGGGAGATCAGGAGGGCAATACTTCAGCCAAATTTATCCCAGCATAAATATTTCCAACTTAAACCAACAGTCATCGCCGTCGTTAACAATCTCAAGCTGCAGCTCCTTAAACATGAACTTGCAGGCTATGGATCTTTTAGCTTCTTCGAGATTCAGTACTCATGAACCTTATAATTCACACGATACCCTTGGCATATACAACAAGGAAATTAGGCATAACTCCTTTGGTCTTCAACAGATGCACCAATCAAGAGCAAATCATCATAGTCTGCTATCTTCTGGTGCCAATAGTAAA ATATCTCCTTTTGAGAATGAAATCACAGAAGTGAAGCGACCCGGGAGTTTGATTGAGCCAAAGGCAACACAAGCAGCTGCACCTAAGAAATCGAGGTTGGAGTCACGCACTCCCTGCCCACCCCTTAAG GTTAGGAAGGAGAAGTTAGGAGATAGAATTGCAACTCTTCAGCAATTGGTTGCACCCTTCGGCAAG ACCGACACAGCATCCGTACTGATGGAGGCAATCGGATACATCAAGTTCCTTCAAAATCAGGTCGAG ACACTAAGCGTCCCATACATGAAGTCATCACGCGACAACAAGTCCTCTCAAGCAATGTTGCAAGCG GGTGTGGTAGATATAAATGGCTCAAATGGAGACCATGAGAGAAAGCGAGATCTGAGAAGTAGAGGGCTGTGTTTGGTGCCATTGTCGTGCATGTCGTATGTCACAGACGCTGCTGCCGCCACTGCTGGTGTTACTGGAAGCGTTAACTGGCCAAGCCCTAACTATGGTCATGGAGGGACTTGA